A region of the Geminocystis sp. NIES-3709 genome:
GATGCAAAGGATAAATATCTTCTAAGATTGACTTATCAATTTTTTCTACGGATAAAGTCTGATAAAGACTATCAAACCATTGTTGACTATAATCTACAATCCGCTCATACTGAAAAAAGTCATCATCGAAATTCTGTAAAAACTCCTCTTGCCTGTTGTCTTCCCCTCTACTTACGGAGGATAAAGATGAGTTTACCCTTGCAAGGGGGGATAAAGAGGGGTTTCCTTCTTGCCTATCTGTATCAGCATCTTTTATTTCCTTACCAAGATTAATCGCTTCTCCCATTAACCGCATCATTTGCGATACTGATTCAGTAAAGGGAATATCCTCAAATCTACCTTGAATTTTTGCCCATTCATTACGCTGTATTTTAGCCAATCTTTGCCCATATTCGGTAAAGGCTTGATGGAGAATGCCTAAAATATAGACTCGATTGCCGTTAATTGACTCTAATTCTGCTAATTGTTGTAATAAATATACATCTTCTGCTCCTTGATTGTAAACGGCATATTCTAAATTTTTTCCCAACTCATCAATAATAAAAATTAAGTCAGTTTTAGCTTGAATAATTATCTCTTTTATTAAGGCAATAATGGCACTATTTTGAATATTTTTTCCTTGTTTTATTAATTCATTAAAACCCTCTAATTGTTCTTGAAAATGAATCTTATTTTTTAGTTTAAAATTATCTAATCCTATAAATAAAGCCCGAATAATAGTGTTAGTAACTGATTCTCTTTGACTAACTGCGATCGCCCTTATAAAACCTTGTTTTGGGAAATTATTTATTAACTGTTTATAGTGTTGAATTAAGTCATTATCGACCTTTAAAATTGATTCAATAATAAGAGAATTTAATTTATATATATTGCTATTTTTAGGAGATAATAAACAAGTTAAATAATGACAAAAAGCCGATTTCCCAGTACCATAAACTCCCGTTAAAGTCCAACAATTACTATTATTTTCCCTCGTTAAACCCCGTAAAATTCGCCCTAAAACATCAATAGCTTTATCGGTTAAAATATAACCTTTTAATGCTTCTATATCATCAAAATCTCTTTCTAAATTGATGGATCGAGTGTAACGTCTTTCTAAGGTAAAATAATTAGCTAAAGTAGAATTATTCATAATTAAAATTAAACAAAAATACCGAGATTAAAGTGTTAGAGTAATAAGAACTTTGCAGTTTGATAACCCACGATTATTTCTAAAATTGTATAGCACTTTAGTTAATAATATTATTCATTAGACATCGATGTTCTTGCTTGTAGAATGTATATTTTTACCTGTCATTGATAATAACGATCAAATTTAAGAGGCTAACTCTCAATTCCTAATTGCCAACTCAAGTTATAAGTGAGAAATAATTGGGGTGTCAGCTAATAATCTTTCCGCCACTTCCGTATGTTTAACCAAATCCACATTAGTCATAAAAGTTGAGTAGGTTAAAAAAGCTAATAGGGAACGAGGATCGATAATCCAAGGGGAAAGATATTGGGGTAATTGACATAATCCCAAGGATGTTAGTTCGGCTAGTGCTGGTAAATCTAAAACATCTAGTTTGCCACAAAAGAGTAATTTTAAGCAATCTGATCGCACTAAGAATCCGAATCGGCTTATTTGCCTGTTGGAGTAATTTAGCCACATGACAAATTCTCTCTTGTTCTTTTTCGGTGGTTAAGTCTGTCGCATTAATTGATAGTTAGGTGAAAAGAATCCTAACTTTATTCCTCTTGTCTTTACTATATCAATTACACTAAAATTTGTAATCTACATTTCTGTATTTTTCACGAAGCAATCCCGATTAACTTAAATCCTACCATAAAAACGATCGAGAATTTGGGATGCTAAATCAAGGGGATTTTTTTCAAAAGATAGTTGCACTAAACCAGCCGTATCCGCTAAAAATAAAGATGATTCTTGACGGCATACTGCTTCAATCGCCGAATAAATAGCTTCTTCTGATAGTTTGAATACAGTGCCGGGGCTTCCTTTGTCGTAAAGTAAACGAGAAATAGTAATAGTGAATTGATTTTGGCTTACCCAACTGGCGTATTCTAAACAAGTGGCTACGATTATCGCTGATAGTAAATTAGGCTTACTACCGAAACGAAAACGGTAATAATTGCTATTTTTTGGTTGATAAATTAATCCTAACTCAGTAAAGGGACAGTCGATCGAATCTTCCACAAAATTAGTATTGTCATTATCGGATTCCACATACATTCGCAAAATACAATTAATATCCTTGACGAGAGAAGAATCAGCGACAGTTTTATTCAATTCCTGTAGATAATCCGTTAAACCCTTGAGTAAATCTTCCTTTTTAAACTCATTTTGATTGAAAAGATTAAAGGCATAATACCACGCACCAGCGTTACAAGTTGGTTTAAGTAAATTCCAGTGTAATAACCATAGGGAGGCAGGATTTTCTAAATACCTATCCCAACCATTAACACCCAAAAGATTATTACCAAAGAAAGAGGGAGTATTATCGTCATCAATAATTTTAAAAGCATAACACCAATAACGAAGTGATCGAACCATATTTTTACCCACTCCCAACCTAACTGGTGCATCTTCAGAGTTGAAAATATGACTATCATTAGATGCCGCATCAAAACCTTTCTTTAACCAACCCCAACGGGGATGAAAAGTCTCATGACGGGCAAAAGTTGAAGTTACAGGATTATCTAAAAGATTTAACTCCAAATTAGTTTTATTCATTAAATATTGTCTTGGTATGTTTTCATAGTTCTCTCAAAATAATATTATGCTTTTTTTCTGTCAAGGCGTAAAGCTAGGGAAACAGCAATTTAGTGCCAACTCGCTGAAATAGTTTTGCTGTAAAGGTTTTAAGAGTTACTAAATATATCCTCACACATGAATATAGTATGTTAATTATTGCCTTATATCCAATTGCAAAGGCACAAATTCTAATTCGGCTTGTCTCACTTCCTCGAAAGATGCTGATTGCGCCCTACCTTCTTTTAACCAATTTCTTAAGAGTTCGATCGTCTCTTTCTGGGATACTGATAATGGTACTTGATTTTTTAGAGCTTTTGTCACATCCTGATTATTAAACTCTCGGTTTTGGTTAAATCCCAAATACATGGCATCGATTATCGCCTGTTCAATTTCTGCCCCTACATAACCCTCACAAATACCACTCAAGGTTTTAATATCAAAATCTTCAGGAAACCGATTTCGCTTCTTCAAATGTACCGCTAAAATTTCTTCCCTTTCCGCTTTGGTGGGTAAATCTAAGAAAAATATCTCATCAAAACGCCCTTTTCTTAACAACTCTGGCGGTAGTTGACTGATATTGTTAGCGGTGGCAACCACAAAACAAGGCGCAGTTTTTTCCTGCATCCACGTTAAAATCGTACCAAAAACCCTAGTACTTGTACCGCCGTCTAATCCTCCAGAAGCGAAGGCTTTTTCCATTTCATCAATCCACAACACGCAAGGGGCAACGGTTTCCGCTAATTGTAACGCTTGGCGAGTACGTTCCTCCGATTGTCCTACCAATGAACCAAACAATGATCCAATATCTAATTTCAATAAAGGTAAACGCCATAACCCTCCTATCATCTTCGCTGTCAAACTTTTGCCTGTGCCTGGGATACCAATTAAAGCAATGCCTTTCGGTGCAGGTAATCCATAATCCCTCGCCTCTTGACTAAACGCTCTTTCTCTTAGTCTTAACCACTGTTTGAGAATTTCTAATCCTCCCACGTCATTGGGAGTTTCATGCACGGCATAAAATTCTAAGGCTTGAGATTCTCTGATAATCTGCTTTTTCTCCTCAGTAACTATATTTATATCCCTGTCATCTAATCTACCATTAGAGACGATCGCTTTAGCAAATACCCGTTGTGCTTGGGCAGTCGTTAAACCGAGGGCAGCTTGAATGAGTTTTTCTTTTCCTAAGGGGGTGAGGTTAACTTTAACACCAGGGGTTTTGGCAAGGGAATTTAAGACGGTTTCTAATTCTATTTCTTTGGGTAAAGGAAATTCCACCATTACTGCTTCATCCTTTAATTCTGCGGGAATAGCGTTAAGGGGGGAGGTAATTAGGATAGATTTTTTGGTAAGTTTCAACCGTTGAGCAACACTGCGTAATTTTCGTTTAATGGTGTCGTTTTTCCAACAGTCATGAAAATCTTTAAGGACAAATAGAGCGTCGGTACTAGCTTTCTCAATTTGTTCGAGGGCGGTTAAAGCATCTTTAGCGGTGGGTAGAGAGGCTTTATCGTTAGTTAAAGATTGAAAACCATCGGCGACATCCCAACTAAGACAAGGGCGTTGATTTTGATTACAGACTTGTTTAACGGTTTGTATGGCTCTTTCCTCCTCCTGAGTAACAAGAATCATCAAGGTAAATCTGGCTCGAAGATAGGTGTCTAATTCTTGGGAAAAACTCATTAAGTTATAATCTAAGGAATATATTTATAATTACGGATCTCTTTTTATCTGAATTTTATTCAATAATCTTTTAATGATTAATGTCTAACCTATATATTATCAGTGGTGCAAATGGTTCTGGTAAAACCACTACAGCTATGACAATTTTACCACAGTTTTTGAAGGTTATGGAATTTGTTAATGCCGATGAAATCGCAAAGGGTATTTCTCCTTTTAATCCTGAATCGGTAGCTATTCAAGCAGGTAAAATAATGTTACAAAGATTAGATTTTCTAGCTAGTCAAAGAAAAGATTTTGCTTTTGAGACTACGTTATCATCCCGTCACTATGCTCGTTTTTTGAGAAAATGTAAGCAAATGGGTTATAGGATAAATTTACTATATTTTTGGTTACAGTCTCCAGAATTAGCTATTAGTCGGGTAAAAAGGCGAGTTGAAAGTGGTGGGCATAATATTCCCGAAGATGTCATTATTCGCCGTTATCAAAGGGGTTTAACTAATTTATTTAAGTTATATTTACCTTTATGCGATAATTGGTTGATCTATAATAATTCTCAGAAAAATACTGAGTTAGTTGCAACTTATTTCGAGAATGAATTAACTGTTGATAATCCTTATTTATGGTCTAAAATTAAAGGTGATTATAATGAGTAAACGAGACTTAAATCCGTTGTTTCAAAAAATTGATCGAGGTGTTAAATTAGCTATAAAAAATGAACTCGATAAACACCGAAGGTTAAATCAAGCAATTAGTATTTATCAGGATGGTAAAATTATAACTTTAAAAGGTGAAGAAATTGGTAAAATTTTAGACAATAATAAAGATAATGATTAAAAGATTTTTTCGATCGTTTCAAAAAGAAGGAGAGGATTTAGTAGGAGAAAAACTTTTAAATAATGTTAATCTTGAAGAACTACAAAAACTATTTAAAGTTGATGGTAATAATCCTATGTATGATTGTTACTTAATAGAAAATCAAGAGCAGTTTGATTATTTACAAAATAAATTTAATGTAAATTTAAATGATGAATTATATGATTATTATTTAGAAACTGATACCTTTTCGGAAGATAACTAAAGCATCTCTTAAAGACACAGGTAAGATGCCTGTTTTACGGTAGAAAAATTATAAATAAAATCGAGATATTAACTCCAATTAAACTCCTGATTTTTAATTTTTTGTATCACTTCCCCCGCTTCGGGTGTCATCTCTCGGCTAATGATTTCACCGCCTAAAATTGCCTCTAAATCTTGGGTTAAGTCGAGACATTTTTGTCCTTTTACTCCCCTGATTTCTAATTTTACTTCTCCATTGTCATCGATAAAAACATCTATTTCTTGTAAGTCCATAATTACCTATTTCATAGTTTATTAAATAATTTTTACTAAATTTATGTTAATTTTTAAGAGTTTTATTGTCTATATTTATTAATCAAAAAAATTTTTAAGCCATTCTTCTTAACACTAAATGAATTTTATTTCCTTCTTCAACTTCTTCACTAACTAATGAAAATCCTTGCTCCTCTAATTTACTTTTAGCGGCATGATAAGCATATTTTTGATTAAGAGTTTAGTTTGCACAAATTGGGCTTGTTGTATCTCTCTAATTCCCCACCAGTCGGCAATGATTTCGTAATTGTCTTCCTGTTTCTGAAAGCCAATATCATAATTGGGATTACTGGTGAAAATTTTTAAGTCGGCGTTGGTGCGATTTCCGCTATAACCGTTAACTTGCACGTTTCCTTCTTGATATTTATAGCCTAAGTCTATTAGGGCTTGTTTGAGGTATTCTTTTTCAACTATTTTCGTTTTTAAACGGGTAAAATGTGACATATTTTTTTATATTAATTTAAGCTGTGGAATCGATCGAAATTGCGTTGGTGTTATTTATATTCATATAATTATTAATGTAGCAAATTTTTAAGGATATAATCAAATATCTTTTAATTAGACATTAATTATATTAATAATTCTACCAGACGATACACTGTTGTTCCTGTTGTTTGATGCCATTTTTGACAGGGTGGATTATCTTTTTGTTTGGCTCGATCGATCGCTATTCTAACATAAGGTTTTAATTTTCTTCCATCAATCGTTTTATCATAATTAGGTAGATATTTTTTGAGTTTTTGATCACATTGCGAAGCCGTATTAACTCCTTTTCCATCTTCAAAATGCAGTAAAAGCCAATATTCAAATTTAGGATTAGAAACGGCTAATCCATAGTTATTTACCTTTTGACTCCATTGATATAATAATTCTAATTGAGAATCTTGCCATTGATCTTTATCTACTACTAACCATGCTTGATCTGTTTTTTCGAGTTTATTATCTAATAAATATTCTTTCATTTTTTTTAAGACTTGATCTGGGGAACTTTTTTTATTAGTTTTTAAACATTTCACTTGAATAGTGGTTTTTTCGTTGTTAAACATAGCAAAGTATTCAGGTTCTGTAATTGAGCCTTCTGTAGCAATTACAAATAGTTGCCGATATTGACGTTGCCCTGTGGGGCGAGAAAATCTACCTTTAGAAGCCATTAATTATCCTCTTTAATTTTATCTATGTTTTGATTATTATTTGATAAAATTAGGGCTGGATTTATTCTTGGTATGCCCCCCATTCTTCCTTGTAAATAACTTTTTCTGATGTCTTTATCATAACGAATATCATCATATTCACTTAAACCAATTAAGGTAGTATTGCCGTCAAATTGTCTTTCTGTTATCCACATTTCATCTCTCCTTAATAATTTCTGATCCATTAATAATAAATCATGGGTTGTAAATATTAATTGATTTCGAGTTTCTGGGTGACAATTATTGAGATAGGTTTCTAATATTTTTCTGGTTAATAGGGTGTGTAAAGATCGATCGATCTCATCTATGATAAATACTTTGTTACTGTGGGGATTTATTAAGTCTAATAAGACGGGAATTAAATCGATAATTCTTTTTGTGCCATCGGATTCTTGATATATCTCAAAAGGGATTTCTTCCTCTTGGGAGTGATGATGATAACTGATTAATTTTTTAGCGATTAATTCTCCTTTTTTACGGCTAATAATTATCGGTTCTAGGTTGCCAAATTTGTGGATTTTGACGGTTTCTCCTTCTTTTATTTCTGTTTTTAGTTTACTTTTTAAAAATTCTGAAATATCTATATTTTCTATTTTAATTTCTTCATTGCCTAATCTAACAATTCCTGTATCTAAACCCATTAATATTTTATTCATGGTATTAAATAAAGGGTTATTTTCATCAATAAATTGTAAAAATGGTTGAAATCGATCGTCGGGAGCGATGAGTTCAAGGGAATATTTAAACCAGTCATAAATGGGCTTAAAAAGTTCTATTTGTTGATTAACAGTGTTGGTTAAAAATAGTTGATTATCCCTTGTACCTTTAAAGGCAAATTTGAGAAAATCATCTTTAGCAAGGGTGGAATTAAAATGAGGTTGACTATCATAACGATGATAAATAATTTTATCTCTGGTACTCAAAATTTCTACTAATTTTTCTTCAATTACTACCTTTGAAGTAACACTAAAACTGTATTGATAGATGGTATCTTCTATTAAAATATCAAAGACAAATTCGCTAGGATGATTAAGGGAGGCGTTGTCTAAACGAAACCATTGTCGAGGGATGAGGTTGTCGGGATGCGTACCCTCTACAATTAAGTATTTAGCAAATTTGAGGGCTTGAAATAGGTTTGTTTTGCCTGATGCGTTACCGCCGTAAATGGCTGTAATGGGTAACAATCGCAGGGGATATTTTTTGATTCTCGGTAGTCTTTCTCCGTGTTGTCTTTCTTTACTGGCAATGGTGGTGAGGGTTGCGGTATCCCGAAATGACATCCAATTAGAGAGGGTGAAGTTGATTAACATTGGTTAATGAGATTTTTGCTCTTTATTTTATCCTAATAAGACTAATCATCCTAAAAATATAGTTTTAAATCAGATTTTGACTATTTTAATATTATTAGTTTACTATTTATGCTACAATAGATTAACATAACTGAAATTTTATAAATAATAAATAGTATGTCCACTAAAAATTTGTCTAATCAAAACTTGAAAGGAAAAAATCTTGCTAACGAAGATTTAAGTCATGCAATATTAATTAACACCAATTTAGAAGGAGCAGATTTAAGTCATGCAATATTAATTAACACCAATTTAGAAGGAGCAGATTTAAGTCATGCAATATTAATTAATACCAATTTAGAAGGAGCAGATTTAAGTCATGCCAATTTATCAGGTGCTAATTTATGGGGTGCTAATCTAACCAAAGCTAATTTGACAAATGCTAATTTAAGTAATGTTGTTCAAGATAGTTTAGAATTAACGCCTATAGTAAAACCAGGTCAACAGTCTCCTAGAATTAAAAGAAGTACAATTAATTTTACACAAGCCAATTTAGAAGGGGCTAATCTTGAAGGCGCAGATTTAGCAGAAGCAAATTTTTCACAAGCAAATCTGAAAAATACAAATATAAATAAAGCAAATACTATTTTTGCAAAGAACTTGGTATTGTAACAATCTTTATCACAGTTTTAAATTATGCTCTTTAGCAATATTTATTATTTCTATATTGAGCTTTTCAAGTTTATCAGATGTGATATGCCAAAATTCTTTGTCAGAGGGTTTATCTTCAGGGCATGAATCTAAAATTTTTTTTGATGCTTTACTAAGGTGATTTCTGAAAAAGGATCTACCCAAAAAATCAAAATTTTGCGATAATCATAGCTGTACAATAAAGATAATTAGCGTTACACTTAATGGATCAAGCTATTCAATTAACACAATCTCAGATTGAAGATATACGAATGGCTGCAAGTAAAATGTATGGTGCTTTTCGCCGCTGATTTCAAGCACAAATGTGTTTGAAATATTGTCATGGAAGTGCCAGAAAAGCAGAAAGAATTTGGGGATGGGGGCGAGATAATGTTCAACTTGGTTTGGAAGAAGAACGTACTGGTATTATTTGTTTGGGTACACAATCAATGTCGAGTGGAATAAAAAAATGGGAACAAAAATATCCAGAAGTAGCAAATGTACTCAAAGAGATAGCTGAAGCTCATTGTCAACAAGAACCGAGTTTCAAAACATCCATCGCTTATACTAGATTAACAGCATCATCCGCCATGGCTGAGCTAAAAAAGAGAGGATTTACTCAGGAAGAAATTCCCCCAGGGAGTACAATGGCAACTATCCTGAATCGAATGGGTTATCGATTAAGAAAAATAGTCAAAGCAAAACCTCAAAAAAAATTCCCGAAACCAATGCCATCTTTGAAAACTTGAAA
Encoded here:
- a CDS encoding tyrosine/phenylalanine carboxypeptidase domain-containing protein; translated protein: MWLNYSNRQISRFGFLVRSDCLKLLFCGKLDVLDLPALAELTSLGLCQLPQYLSPWIIDPRSLLAFLTYSTFMTNVDLVKHTEVAERLLADTPIISHL
- a CDS encoding DUF4007 family protein, with amino-acid sequence MNKTNLELNLLDNPVTSTFARHETFHPRWGWLKKGFDAASNDSHIFNSEDAPVRLGVGKNMVRSLRYWCYAFKIIDDDNTPSFFGNNLLGVNGWDRYLENPASLWLLHWNLLKPTCNAGAWYYAFNLFNQNEFKKEDLLKGLTDYLQELNKTVADSSLVKDINCILRMYVESDNDNTNFVEDSIDCPFTELGLIYQPKNSNYYRFRFGSKPNLLSAIIVATCLEYASWVSQNQFTITISRLLYDKGSPGTVFKLSEEAIYSAIEAVCRQESSLFLADTAGLVQLSFEKNPLDLASQILDRFYGRI
- a CDS encoding AAA family ATPase; translation: MSFSQELDTYLRARFTLMILVTQEEERAIQTVKQVCNQNQRPCLSWDVADGFQSLTNDKASLPTAKDALTALEQIEKASTDALFVLKDFHDCWKNDTIKRKLRSVAQRLKLTKKSILITSPLNAIPAELKDEAVMVEFPLPKEIELETVLNSLAKTPGVKVNLTPLGKEKLIQAALGLTTAQAQRVFAKAIVSNGRLDDRDINIVTEEKKQIIRESQALEFYAVHETPNDVGGLEILKQWLRLRERAFSQEARDYGLPAPKGIALIGIPGTGKSLTAKMIGGLWRLPLLKLDIGSLFGSLVGQSEERTRQALQLAETVAPCVLWIDEMEKAFASGGLDGGTSTRVFGTILTWMQEKTAPCFVVATANNISQLPPELLRKGRFDEIFFLDLPTKAEREEILAVHLKKRNRFPEDFDIKTLSGICEGYVGAEIEQAIIDAMYLGFNQNREFNNQDVTKALKNQVPLSVSQKETIELLRNWLKEGRAQSASFEEVRQAELEFVPLQLDIRQ
- a CDS encoding zeta toxin family protein encodes the protein MSNLYIISGANGSGKTTTAMTILPQFLKVMEFVNADEIAKGISPFNPESVAIQAGKIMLQRLDFLASQRKDFAFETTLSSRHYARFLRKCKQMGYRINLLYFWLQSPELAISRVKRRVESGGHNIPEDVIIRRYQRGLTNLFKLYLPLCDNWLIYNNSQKNTELVATYFENELTVDNPYLWSKIKGDYNE
- a CDS encoding DUF2997 domain-containing protein; translation: MDLQEIDVFIDDNGEVKLEIRGVKGQKCLDLTQDLEAILGGEIISREMTPEAGEVIQKIKNQEFNWS
- a CDS encoding DUF1257 domain-containing protein yields the protein MSHFTRLKTKIVEKEYLKQALIDLGYKYQEGNVQVNGYSGNRTNADLKIFTSNPNYDIGFQKQEDNYEIIADWWGIREIQQAQFVQTKLLIKNMLIMPLKVN
- a CDS encoding RloB family protein, giving the protein MASKGRFSRPTGQRQYRQLFVIATEGSITEPEYFAMFNNEKTTIQVKCLKTNKKSSPDQVLKKMKEYLLDNKLEKTDQAWLVVDKDQWQDSQLELLYQWSQKVNNYGLAVSNPKFEYWLLLHFEDGKGVNTASQCDQKLKKYLPNYDKTIDGRKLKPYVRIAIDRAKQKDNPPCQKWHQTTGTTVYRLVELLI
- a CDS encoding ATP/GTP-binding protein, which codes for MLINFTLSNWMSFRDTATLTTIASKERQHGERLPRIKKYPLRLLPITAIYGGNASGKTNLFQALKFAKYLIVEGTHPDNLIPRQWFRLDNASLNHPSEFVFDILIEDTIYQYSFSVTSKVVIEEKLVEILSTRDKIIYHRYDSQPHFNSTLAKDDFLKFAFKGTRDNQLFLTNTVNQQIELFKPIYDWFKYSLELIAPDDRFQPFLQFIDENNPLFNTMNKILMGLDTGIVRLGNEEIKIENIDISEFLKSKLKTEIKEGETVKIHKFGNLEPIIISRKKGELIAKKLISYHHHSQEEEIPFEIYQESDGTKRIIDLIPVLLDLINPHSNKVFIIDEIDRSLHTLLTRKILETYLNNCHPETRNQLIFTTHDLLLMDQKLLRRDEMWITERQFDGNTTLIGLSEYDDIRYDKDIRKSYLQGRMGGIPRINPALILSNNNQNIDKIKEDN
- a CDS encoding pentapeptide repeat-containing protein, translated to MSTKNLSNQNLKGKNLANEDLSHAILINTNLEGADLSHAILINTNLEGADLSHAILINTNLEGADLSHANLSGANLWGANLTKANLTNANLSNVVQDSLELTPIVKPGQQSPRIKRSTINFTQANLEGANLEGADLAEANFSQANLKNTNINKANTIFAKNLVL